A section of the Scleropages formosus chromosome 12, fSclFor1.1, whole genome shotgun sequence genome encodes:
- the cds2 gene encoding phosphatidate cytidylyltransferase 2, with translation MTELRHRGTTESDLHSEDKRSDRESRADGEVPSDSETKLDSGVPDVPVPPDDTPEVLNKALSGLSSRWKNWWVRGILTLAMIFFFFIIIYLGPMVLMMIVLCVQIKCFHEIITIGYSVYHSYHLPWFRTLSWYFLLCVNYFFYGETVTDYFFTLVQREEPLRILSKYHRFISFALYLTGFCMFVLSLVKKHYRLQFYMFGWTHVTLLIIVTQSHLIIHNLFEGMIWFIVPISCVICNDIMAYMFGFFFGRTPLIKLSPKKTWEGFIGGFFATVVFGILLSYVMAGYRCFVCPVEFNSDSNSFTVDCEPSELFQLQDYSLPAALESLTGWATVRMYPFQIHSIALSAFASIVGPFGGFFASGFKRAFKIKDFANTIPGHGGIMDRFDCQYLMATFVNVYIASFIRGPNPTKVIQQLMALRLDQQLHIFNSLKAHLTEKGLLPANEEVA, from the exons ATGACAGAACTGCGGCACCGCGGGACGACCGAGAGCGACTTGCACTCCGAGGACAAG AGATCAGACCGAGAGAGCAGGGCAGATGGAGAAGTTCCCTCTGACAGTGAGACCAAGTTGGATTCGGGTGTTCCCGATGTTCCTGTCCCACCAGATGATACCCCAGAGGTTCTCAATAAAGCTCTGTCTGGACTATCGTCACG TTGGAAAAACTGGTGGGTCCGGGGAATCCTCACTCTTGCcatgatcttttttttcttcatcatcatctacCTGGGTCCCATGGTGCTCATGATGATT GTGTTGTGCGTACAGATCAAGTGCTTTCATGAAATCATCACCATCGGCTATAGTGTCTACCACTCATATCACCTGCCCTGGTTCAGAACGCTGAGCTG GTATTTCCTCCTTTGTGTCAACTACTTTTTCTATGGAGAGACAGTGACTGATTACTTCTTCACTTTGGTCCAGAGGGAGGAGCCGCTACGAATACTCAGCAAGTACCATCGCTTCATATCCTTCGCCCTTTACCTCACAG GGTTCTGCATGTTTGTGCTGAGCCTGGTGAAGAAACACTACCGGTTGCAGTTCTACATG TTTGGCTGGACCCATGTGACACTGCTGATCATTGTGACACAGTCTCACCTCATCATTCACAATCTGTTTGAGGGGATGATTTG GTTCATTGTCCCCATCTCCTGTGTCATCTGCAATGACATCATGGCCTATATGTTCGGCTTCTTCTTTGGCCGCACCCCTCTCATTAAG CTCTCTCCAAAGAAGACCTGGGAAGGCTTTATAGGAGGATTCTTTGCAACTGTAGTCTTTGGAATATTG CTCTCCTATGTAATGGCGGGGTACCGATGCTTTGTTTGTCCGGTGGAGTTCAACAGCGACTCCAACAGCTTCACCGTGGACTGCGAGCCATCAGAGCTCTTCCAGCTGCAGGACTACAGCCTGCCAGCAGCCCTGGAGTCCCTCACTGGCTGG GCCACAGTTCGTATGTACCCCTTCCAAATCCACAGCATTGCTCTCTCTGCCTTCGCCTCCATTGTGGGTCCTTTTGGCGGATTCTTTGCCAGTGGCTTCAAGAGGGCTTTTAAGATCAAG gaCTTTGCCAACACAATTCCAGGGCATGGTGGTATCATGGATCGCTTTGACTGCCAGTACCTCATGGCCACGTTTGTCAATGTCTACATTGCCAGCTTCATCAG GGGTCCGAACCCCACCAAAGTGATCCAGCAGCTAATGGCTCTGAGACTGGACCAGCAGCTCCATATTTTTAACTCCCTCAAGGCACACCTGACCGAAAAGGGCCTGCTCCCGGCCAACGAGGAGGTAGCGTAG